The following are from one region of the Arthrobacter sp. TMP15 genome:
- a CDS encoding SDR family oxidoreductase yields MVVRTRATRKYPSTAIVTGADTGIGKATAIALAQNGYDVGFTWHDDEAGADDTTAIIQNLGQRASSLWLDTTDLHSCAPAVNTLAKQLGSLGVFVNNVGVGLLSSVIDTTYADWQRILDTNLNGAFLCLKAAAKLLVAGESGGRIVVVTSIHAHQPRFGFGAYCASKFGLDGLTKTLAVELSEHGITVNAVAPGEIATHLDATETRHPHEIARPGIPLGHAGTAKEVASVIAFLASPAASYVTGASWEVDGGMAEVGAQASSHLTNNQWREATRGGTSHPSQ; encoded by the coding sequence ATGGTTGTCAGGACAAGAGCTACAAGAAAGTATCCATCAACCGCGATCGTGACAGGAGCTGATACTGGGATCGGAAAGGCCACTGCTATTGCTTTGGCCCAGAACGGTTACGATGTTGGCTTTACCTGGCACGACGATGAGGCTGGGGCGGATGATACAACCGCCATAATCCAGAATTTGGGTCAACGGGCCTCATCGTTGTGGTTGGACACTACCGACCTGCACAGCTGCGCGCCAGCCGTGAATACGCTTGCGAAGCAACTGGGATCACTGGGTGTGTTTGTCAATAACGTGGGCGTTGGTTTGCTTAGTTCGGTGATTGATACCACCTATGCCGATTGGCAGCGTATTCTCGACACCAATCTTAACGGGGCGTTCCTGTGCCTGAAAGCCGCAGCGAAACTGTTGGTGGCCGGTGAGTCAGGGGGCCGAATAGTGGTTGTCACCAGCATCCACGCACATCAGCCACGCTTTGGATTTGGTGCATATTGCGCATCTAAGTTTGGCCTTGACGGACTCACCAAAACGCTGGCCGTTGAACTCTCCGAGCATGGAATTACTGTCAACGCCGTGGCTCCGGGCGAAATTGCCACCCATTTGGATGCAACCGAAACGAGGCATCCGCATGAGATTGCACGTCCCGGGATTCCCTTGGGACATGCAGGAACCGCTAAGGAAGTTGCCAGTGTCATCGCCTTCTTAGCCTCGCCTGCCGCCAGTTACGTCACAGGCGCCAGTTGGGAGGTCGACGGCGGAATGGCAGAAGTAGGTGCCCAGGCAAGCTCACATCTGACAAATAATCAGTGGCGTGAGGCAACGCGGGGCGGGACAAGCCACCCTTCGCAGTAA
- a CDS encoding putative quinol monooxygenase: protein MYFIVVKFQVLPESAEQFMGLVGDYTESTRAEPGNLWFDWSRSVEDPNEFVLIEAFRDDDAASSHVSSAHFKAGLETMRPVLVATPKIVSRKVDGSDWDTMGELQIS, encoded by the coding sequence ATGTACTTTATTGTTGTGAAATTTCAGGTTTTGCCCGAATCTGCCGAACAATTCATGGGTTTGGTGGGTGACTACACTGAATCCACGCGCGCTGAGCCGGGGAACTTATGGTTTGATTGGTCCCGCAGCGTCGAGGACCCCAACGAGTTTGTCCTCATTGAGGCCTTTCGCGACGACGACGCGGCAAGCAGCCACGTCTCCAGTGCACACTTCAAAGCTGGTCTTGAAACCATGCGTCCAGTCCTTGTGGCGACTCCGAAGATTGTCTCACGCAAAGTTGACGGCAGCGACTGGGACACCATGGGCGAATTGCAGATCAGCTGA
- a CDS encoding transglycosylase domain-containing protein: MANESVKQSGSKNSGPWAGLLGADGTWANLGRFFLVCGVVGVLVAALFVPAGALATAAVGGADDFISVVPESLNFEAPSQATTVLAADGSTIATLYAQDRKIVDLTDMSPFIKNGVISIEDARFYEHGGVDPTGIARALLATINGGRQGASTITQQYVNNMLIEQLVSNGKTDEAKLGAEKTVVDKVKEIQLAIGLEKKMSKDDILAGYLNIIYFGNGAYGIEAASKLYFNTSAKDLTLAQAAVLAGVVNRPSYYDPITEPEHATQRRDDVLAKMLAHKKISKEEYDVALKTPLELQVTKSAQGCAAATSAPYFCDYVQQLILNSKAFGATPEERTKVLYQGGLTIKTTLDPALQKVAQEQASATMSATDPLQRGAAIVSVQPGTGKVLAMAQNTVFDPAAAPGNYMGNFALPVNDENGQPLHGAGGFQIGSTFKPFVFAEWLNSGHSMMTTINGAVRKYPTGYPWKNSCGPIAGEYDPAAPGSFLLPNDDPDHYYPMSAYQGLYSSINTITFQTATTLDFCNIQKIATAAGVKDGRTNKPYDVSQISSLIGTQNVAPLDMATAFATFASGGIRCTPIALTSITDAAGSPLPVPAPDCQRAITPEVAAGVSYALQSVLVRGSGYNIPLNDKSMAFAKTGTTDGNIDTWTIGATSGIATASWFGSYQGNGPEWVNQDIVINGRYFTGVDGADLAGGQWAAIMNAAAGNPSYAPVPFAQPPADMLAPTAPLIAGVTDPKPGDRPAFAQLPAQPPATEEPAKPQEQPTQAPAPAPKPAPQPPAPVEPAPAPTPSQQIPTAPPAAP; this comes from the coding sequence ATGGCCAATGAATCAGTGAAACAATCAGGATCAAAGAACTCCGGCCCTTGGGCTGGTTTACTTGGTGCGGATGGCACGTGGGCCAATCTTGGCCGGTTTTTTCTTGTTTGCGGTGTAGTTGGTGTCCTAGTTGCAGCATTGTTTGTTCCTGCAGGGGCACTAGCCACAGCTGCCGTTGGCGGAGCCGATGACTTCATTTCTGTTGTTCCAGAGTCCTTAAACTTCGAAGCACCTTCCCAAGCCACCACTGTTTTGGCAGCCGACGGGTCAACAATTGCCACCCTGTACGCCCAAGACCGGAAAATTGTTGACCTCACCGACATGTCCCCGTTCATCAAGAACGGCGTCATCTCCATAGAGGATGCCAGATTCTACGAACACGGGGGAGTGGATCCCACGGGAATTGCCCGAGCCCTGCTGGCGACCATCAACGGCGGCCGCCAGGGCGCGTCCACCATCACCCAGCAGTATGTCAACAACATGCTGATCGAGCAGTTGGTATCCAACGGAAAAACCGACGAGGCCAAACTGGGTGCGGAAAAGACGGTGGTAGATAAGGTCAAGGAAATCCAGCTGGCTATCGGGCTGGAAAAGAAAATGTCCAAGGATGACATCCTGGCCGGCTATCTGAATATTATCTACTTTGGCAATGGAGCATACGGTATAGAAGCCGCGTCAAAACTTTACTTCAATACCAGCGCAAAAGATCTCACTCTGGCGCAGGCGGCCGTGTTGGCCGGCGTTGTCAATAGGCCCAGTTACTACGACCCCATCACTGAGCCGGAGCATGCTACGCAACGTCGGGATGATGTGTTGGCAAAGATGCTGGCACATAAGAAAATCAGCAAAGAGGAATACGACGTTGCGCTAAAGACCCCCCTTGAACTGCAAGTGACCAAATCAGCGCAGGGTTGTGCCGCGGCTACTTCCGCCCCATACTTCTGCGACTACGTTCAGCAGTTGATCCTCAATAGCAAAGCGTTCGGGGCAACGCCCGAAGAGCGGACCAAAGTCCTGTACCAAGGCGGGCTGACGATTAAAACAACCCTTGATCCGGCTCTTCAAAAAGTCGCTCAAGAACAAGCCAGTGCCACGATGAGCGCCACAGACCCACTCCAACGAGGCGCCGCCATCGTTAGTGTCCAGCCAGGAACCGGCAAGGTACTCGCCATGGCCCAGAACACCGTTTTTGACCCGGCTGCCGCGCCGGGCAATTATATGGGCAACTTTGCTTTACCAGTCAACGATGAGAACGGACAGCCGCTGCACGGTGCTGGCGGATTCCAAATTGGGTCAACATTCAAGCCCTTCGTTTTCGCGGAGTGGCTCAACAGCGGACACTCGATGATGACAACGATCAATGGTGCGGTCCGGAAATATCCAACCGGTTACCCATGGAAGAACAGCTGTGGACCCATCGCGGGCGAGTACGATCCAGCCGCTCCGGGCTCGTTCCTCTTGCCCAACGACGATCCAGACCACTACTACCCGATGAGCGCTTATCAAGGCCTCTACAGCTCTATCAATACCATCACTTTCCAGACGGCCACCACCCTGGATTTTTGTAATATACAGAAGATTGCAACGGCTGCCGGAGTCAAGGACGGGCGCACAAATAAGCCCTATGATGTTTCCCAAATTTCCAGTTTGATCGGCACACAGAATGTGGCTCCCCTGGATATGGCGACGGCTTTTGCCACCTTTGCCAGTGGGGGTATTCGATGCACACCCATAGCGTTGACATCAATCACTGACGCGGCAGGTTCACCACTTCCGGTGCCGGCACCCGACTGCCAGCGCGCCATCACCCCCGAGGTAGCAGCCGGAGTGAGCTATGCACTGCAGAGCGTGCTGGTTCGTGGATCGGGCTACAACATCCCACTGAATGATAAATCGATGGCTTTCGCTAAAACCGGCACAACTGATGGAAATATTGACACCTGGACCATCGGAGCAACCTCAGGCATCGCTACTGCGTCATGGTTTGGCAGCTACCAAGGCAACGGACCAGAATGGGTAAATCAAGACATAGTCATTAACGGCAGGTACTTCACCGGTGTTGATGGCGCAGACCTCGCTGGTGGCCAATGGGCCGCCATCATGAACGCAGCGGCCGGAAACCCGTCCTACGCTCCCGTGCCTTTTGCCCAGCCCCCAGCCGACATGTTGGCACCAACAGCACCCCTGATTGCAGGGGTAACTGATCCGAAGCCGGGCGACAGACCTGCCTTCGCCCAACTCCCAGCACAACCCCCCGCAACAGAAGAGCCAGCAAAGCCGCAGGAGCAACCTACCCAAGCGCCAGCCCCTGCGCCAAAACCGGCGCCACAGCCGCCGGCGCCGGTAGAACCCGCTCCGGCACCGACGCCGTCTCAGCAGATTCCAACGGCACCACCTGCAGCTCCCTAG
- a CDS encoding L-threonylcarbamoyladenylate synthase, whose translation MAKFFDIHPDDPQARTVGQVVDILRSGGLIAYPTDSCYALGAQLGNREALDRIRAIRALDSKHHFTLVCKDFAQLGQLVMVDNDIFRSIKAVTPGPYTFILPATKEVPKRLSHPKKKTVGVRIPDSRLIQAILEELGEPMLSSTLLLPNEEEPLTQGWEIKEVLDHVVDAVIDSGDVGAEPTTVVDFSSGYAEVVRRGMGDPTRFE comes from the coding sequence ATGGCTAAATTCTTCGACATTCATCCGGACGACCCACAGGCACGCACAGTTGGCCAAGTCGTGGACATCCTCCGCTCAGGTGGCTTGATAGCGTACCCCACCGATTCTTGCTACGCACTTGGGGCTCAGCTTGGCAATCGGGAAGCGCTGGACCGTATCCGTGCCATCAGGGCGCTGGATAGCAAGCACCATTTCACACTTGTGTGCAAGGACTTTGCACAGCTGGGACAGCTTGTCATGGTAGATAATGACATCTTCCGCAGTATCAAGGCAGTCACTCCGGGTCCTTATACCTTTATTCTTCCTGCCACCAAAGAGGTTCCCAAGCGACTCTCGCATCCTAAGAAGAAGACCGTTGGAGTGCGTATTCCAGACAGCCGCCTCATTCAGGCAATCCTTGAGGAACTGGGTGAGCCAATGCTCTCCAGTACGCTACTGCTCCCCAACGAGGAGGAACCACTCACTCAAGGATGGGAGATCAAAGAAGTACTGGATCACGTGGTTGATGCCGTCATAGACTCCGGCGATGTTGGTGCCGAGCCCACAACTGTTGTGGATTTTTCCAGCGGTTACGCTGAGGTTGTCCGTCGCGGGATGGGCGATCCCACCCGTTTCGAGTAG
- a CDS encoding MBL fold metallo-hydrolase — MTVETTIIHDLPMHTVRRAIVSQMQNNVYLITAKSSGAQILIDAADDLPAINALLKEASADVNTGAKASLKMIATTHQHWDHLRALPSLVAQSSAPTAAGTDDIAGIKTQAGVSTDVSLHNGGTLAVDGIELTTVHLRGHTPGSMAFILQSGGSERSNTLIFSGDSLFPGGVGNTGEDKARFTQLLDDVQDRLFNKYPDDAIVLPGHGNATTLGNERAALPQWRERGW, encoded by the coding sequence ATGACTGTTGAAACCACTATCATCCATGACCTTCCAATGCATACCGTCCGACGTGCAATCGTCTCGCAGATGCAAAATAACGTTTACCTAATCACGGCTAAGAGCAGCGGTGCCCAGATCCTCATTGATGCAGCTGACGACTTGCCAGCGATCAACGCCTTACTAAAAGAGGCGTCCGCCGATGTTAATACCGGCGCTAAGGCGTCCTTGAAGATGATTGCAACCACACACCAACATTGGGACCACCTCCGTGCCTTGCCGTCCCTTGTTGCCCAAAGTAGTGCCCCAACAGCGGCTGGTACGGACGATATTGCAGGGATCAAGACTCAAGCGGGCGTCTCAACGGATGTCTCTTTGCACAACGGTGGAACACTGGCGGTAGACGGTATTGAGCTGACTACGGTGCACCTGCGTGGACACACACCAGGATCGATGGCCTTCATCCTACAAAGCGGTGGCTCGGAACGCTCTAACACGCTAATTTTTAGCGGAGACTCTCTGTTTCCCGGCGGTGTGGGCAATACCGGCGAAGACAAGGCACGCTTCACCCAATTGCTAGACGATGTTCAGGATCGCCTCTTCAACAAGTACCCGGATGACGCTATCGTCTTGCCCGGTCACGGAAATGCGACCACCCTTGGCAACGAGCGGGCAGCCCTGCCACAATGGCGTGAGCGCGGCTGGTAG
- a CDS encoding SPFH domain-containing protein, with product MLLNLIPVFIGLAALVVLIIIAAVISRMALHIASPDEALVISSKDNKNQPDPNSQRVVFGRIFINPFTQRAYPLSLASRQVSLKIEGISKNGIKLHLTGVAQVKVGGDADSVRKAAQRFLNQQDAIDHYTQETLSGSLRSIVGTLTVESIIKDRATFAKSVKEEAEHSMHNQGLEIDTFQIQSVDDETGYLRNLGRPEAALAEKNAKIAEAQSVQEAEQAKAIADEQVALAQQQLIIKRAELKEVADARQARADAAGPLAAAEQNEQVIIRDQQVALRRAELREKELDTEVRKPADAEKYRLIQQADAKLEERRRASEAAEIEATVELAKRKLTAEGDRVAAEADAAANTARGNADAAVIEARGRTDANVIKSRGQADAESIKAKGVAEAAGISAQAEAYEKFNEAAILSKVLEVLPAMAREVAAPMSAIKNMTVVSNDGASQLSKNVSNGVHQTTQLIKDSTGLDIIGLLQSVVGKDSSNEPDGVSDSAAETAGSEFEIDAH from the coding sequence ATGTTACTGAACCTCATTCCTGTATTTATCGGTCTTGCTGCGCTGGTGGTGCTCATTATCATCGCCGCGGTCATCTCACGGATGGCATTGCATATTGCCAGCCCTGACGAGGCACTGGTTATCTCCTCTAAGGACAATAAGAACCAGCCCGATCCGAACAGCCAGCGTGTTGTTTTTGGACGTATTTTCATCAATCCGTTTACACAGCGAGCCTACCCACTTTCGCTTGCCTCGCGTCAGGTGTCGTTGAAGATTGAAGGCATTTCAAAGAACGGCATCAAACTTCACCTCACCGGTGTTGCTCAGGTGAAAGTTGGTGGAGACGCTGATTCCGTGCGGAAGGCCGCGCAGCGTTTTTTGAATCAGCAGGACGCCATCGACCACTACACGCAGGAAACGCTGTCTGGTTCTTTGCGCTCAATCGTGGGTACGTTGACGGTGGAGTCAATCATCAAGGACCGCGCCACCTTTGCTAAGAGTGTGAAGGAAGAAGCCGAGCACTCCATGCACAACCAGGGCCTGGAGATCGATACATTCCAGATTCAGTCAGTGGATGATGAAACAGGCTACTTGCGTAACCTTGGGCGTCCCGAGGCTGCCTTGGCCGAGAAAAACGCCAAGATCGCAGAAGCCCAGTCCGTGCAGGAAGCGGAGCAGGCTAAGGCCATTGCGGATGAGCAGGTTGCCCTCGCGCAGCAGCAGCTGATCATCAAGCGTGCAGAGCTCAAAGAAGTGGCAGATGCCCGTCAGGCCCGTGCCGACGCGGCTGGACCACTTGCCGCGGCTGAACAAAATGAGCAGGTCATCATCCGCGATCAGCAAGTTGCCTTGCGGCGTGCTGAACTGCGTGAAAAAGAACTCGACACTGAGGTTCGTAAGCCAGCAGATGCCGAGAAGTACAGGCTCATCCAGCAAGCTGACGCGAAATTGGAAGAACGACGTCGAGCTTCCGAAGCCGCTGAAATCGAAGCCACCGTTGAACTCGCCAAGCGCAAGCTCACGGCGGAGGGTGACCGAGTGGCAGCAGAAGCTGATGCTGCTGCAAACACGGCGCGAGGTAACGCCGATGCTGCTGTGATTGAGGCACGCGGCCGGACCGATGCCAATGTCATCAAGTCTCGTGGGCAAGCAGATGCCGAATCAATCAAGGCAAAGGGAGTGGCGGAGGCTGCTGGTATTTCTGCTCAGGCTGAAGCTTATGAGAAGTTCAATGAGGCAGCAATCCTCAGCAAGGTCCTAGAAGTCTTGCCTGCCATGGCTCGCGAAGTTGCTGCGCCCATGTCTGCTATCAAGAACATGACGGTGGTCTCCAACGATGGTGCAAGCCAGTTGAGCAAGAACGTCTCCAACGGTGTGCATCAGACAACCCAATTGATCAAGGACTCCACTGGTCTTGACATTATAGGCTTGTTGCAGAGTGTTGTAGGCAAGGACTCCTCGAATGAACCCGATGGCGTCAGTGACAGCGCCGCCGAAACAGCTGGGAGCGAATTCGAAATCGACGCGCACTAA
- the hrpB gene encoding ATP-dependent helicase HrpB — protein sequence MPNTVAKELPDGPFTLATLGQGLVFATSLPELARVFTQSGAHPPEGTAAVIQAPPGTGKTTLVPPLLVNILNASGGGDRRILVTSPRRVTVRAAARRLAALDGTALGTKVGYTVRGESHTRAGTLIEFLTPGILVRRLLSDPGLEGVVAVVLDEVHERGLDTDLLLGMLGEVRALRGDLSVLAMSATLDARGFAYLLGAADGGPPAPIVDCPSALYPLETLWAPSAQPRIDQRGITRAFLNHVADTAATAHANAVAQNADTDALVFAPGAWEVGYIAARLRTIVKGTDVLELHGQVPAREQDKAVSARESGGLPRIIVSTSLAESSLTVPGVRLVIDSGLSREPRRDATREMTGLVTVTTSRASADQRAGRAARLGPGTVVRCYDQKTFAAAPAHPTPEIAVAELSAAALTLACWGSPGGKGLLLPDTPPAQSMKAALTVLAELGALDSGGHATALGKTLALIPASPRLARALLDGAKVVGSKSAAEIVALVSGDIRAPGADLTSALSSLRSGRDPAAQRWAQEVRRLQRIVRKTRESANESANDSANLKHSVRIGVDAADAVGYVVGLAFPDRVARLVVGAAGNQYLFSSGTRAGLPAGSSLAGHEWVAVAEVSRTEGRDAAGTGAVIRSAGPLSQKNAVEVASRMHTDEVIVEFINGKLAGRRERRLGAVLLSSTPIKATVAQGRNAVAAAISKQGLCVLSWSRAASSLRSRLALLRRELGEPWPDVGDEALLARLPEWLGPELESVAAGRSLSSLSLIEPLRRLLPWPEAAKLGELVPESLVVPSGSRIMIDYPPVSDGGPPVVAVKLQECFGLVSTPHLVAGRVPVLFHLLSPARRPLAVTGDLASFWSGPYAHVRAEMRGRYPKHPWPEDPWSAPATAKLKSRM from the coding sequence CTGCCAAACACCGTTGCCAAGGAACTTCCCGACGGCCCATTTACTCTAGCCACGCTCGGACAGGGACTGGTTTTCGCCACGTCACTGCCCGAGCTGGCAAGAGTATTCACCCAGTCCGGCGCGCATCCCCCTGAGGGGACGGCAGCCGTTATCCAGGCACCTCCGGGCACTGGTAAAACCACTCTCGTACCGCCGCTACTGGTTAACATACTCAACGCGAGCGGCGGAGGAGACAGGAGGATTCTTGTCACCTCGCCCCGCCGGGTGACAGTGCGGGCGGCAGCACGCCGTCTGGCCGCGCTGGATGGGACAGCGCTTGGTACCAAAGTTGGCTATACGGTGCGCGGAGAAAGTCACACCCGTGCAGGTACTTTAATCGAGTTCCTTACCCCCGGTATCCTCGTGCGGCGCTTGTTAAGCGATCCTGGGCTGGAAGGTGTAGTCGCCGTTGTACTCGATGAAGTCCATGAACGCGGTCTTGACACTGACCTGCTCCTGGGCATGCTGGGGGAGGTTCGGGCATTACGCGGTGATCTCTCCGTGCTGGCTATGTCGGCAACGTTGGACGCACGAGGCTTTGCCTATCTTTTGGGGGCGGCCGACGGCGGACCGCCGGCCCCCATCGTTGACTGCCCGTCTGCGCTGTACCCCCTTGAAACACTCTGGGCACCGTCAGCGCAACCTCGGATTGACCAACGAGGTATAACCCGAGCGTTCCTTAATCATGTGGCCGATACGGCAGCGACAGCCCACGCCAATGCCGTGGCCCAGAACGCTGACACGGACGCACTGGTGTTTGCCCCGGGCGCATGGGAGGTGGGGTATATCGCCGCGCGTCTGCGCACGATTGTGAAAGGCACAGACGTACTTGAACTGCACGGGCAAGTGCCAGCCCGCGAGCAGGACAAAGCGGTCTCAGCCCGTGAAAGCGGCGGCTTGCCCCGCATCATCGTGTCAACATCGTTGGCCGAATCGTCATTGACAGTTCCTGGCGTACGGTTGGTCATTGATTCCGGCCTCTCGCGTGAACCTCGCCGCGACGCCACCCGTGAGATGACAGGCTTGGTCACTGTCACCACCTCGCGTGCCTCCGCTGACCAACGGGCAGGACGCGCGGCACGATTGGGCCCGGGCACAGTTGTGCGCTGTTATGACCAGAAAACTTTTGCTGCAGCTCCTGCCCACCCCACCCCAGAGATAGCCGTGGCCGAGCTTAGTGCGGCTGCACTGACACTTGCCTGCTGGGGTTCGCCGGGCGGCAAGGGCCTCCTGCTGCCCGATACTCCTCCTGCGCAATCCATGAAAGCGGCGTTGACTGTCCTGGCTGAACTTGGGGCATTGGATTCAGGCGGACACGCAACCGCTCTAGGTAAGACTTTGGCCCTCATACCCGCCAGTCCCCGCTTGGCTCGGGCTCTACTAGACGGTGCCAAGGTGGTGGGCTCCAAGTCTGCAGCAGAAATTGTGGCCCTGGTATCCGGTGATATCAGGGCCCCCGGAGCCGATCTCACATCAGCTTTGTCTTCGCTGCGCTCCGGACGCGATCCCGCAGCGCAGCGCTGGGCCCAAGAAGTGCGGCGCCTTCAACGAATAGTGCGCAAGACTCGTGAGAGCGCTAATGAGAGCGCTAATGACAGCGCCAATCTCAAGCATTCGGTGCGGATTGGCGTTGATGCAGCAGACGCTGTGGGCTACGTTGTTGGGCTGGCCTTCCCGGACAGGGTTGCACGGCTGGTTGTTGGTGCTGCTGGAAACCAGTACCTATTCTCCTCAGGTACCCGTGCGGGTCTACCCGCCGGCAGCTCACTGGCAGGGCACGAGTGGGTGGCGGTGGCAGAAGTTTCCCGGACGGAAGGCCGGGACGCTGCAGGAACGGGAGCGGTTATCCGTTCCGCCGGTCCTTTGAGCCAGAAAAATGCTGTGGAAGTCGCCTCTCGTATGCATACCGATGAGGTCATTGTGGAGTTCATCAACGGTAAGCTCGCGGGGCGTCGGGAACGGCGGCTGGGTGCTGTGCTGCTCTCCTCCACACCAATCAAAGCGACTGTTGCCCAGGGACGGAACGCGGTTGCGGCCGCCATATCTAAGCAGGGCTTATGTGTGCTTTCGTGGAGCCGTGCTGCCAGTTCTTTGCGAAGTAGGCTTGCCCTACTTCGCCGTGAGCTGGGGGAGCCGTGGCCTGATGTTGGTGATGAAGCACTGCTGGCGCGGCTGCCGGAATGGTTGGGGCCCGAACTTGAATCCGTTGCGGCAGGTAGGTCTTTGTCTTCGCTGTCTCTGATAGAGCCTTTGCGACGCCTGCTACCGTGGCCCGAAGCGGCCAAGCTTGGCGAGTTGGTTCCGGAATCCTTGGTTGTGCCCAGTGGTTCACGGATTATGATTGACTACCCGCCCGTGTCCGACGGCGGCCCTCCCGTTGTTGCTGTGAAGCTGCAGGAGTGCTTTGGCCTGGTAAGTACCCCTCATCTGGTGGCCGGCCGCGTGCCAGTACTTTTTCATTTGCTTTCACCGGCAAGGCGGCCATTAGCTGTCACCGGCGACCTTGCCTCCTTTTGGAGCGGACCTTATGCTCACGTGCGCGCTGAGATGCGTGGGCGCTATCCCAAACACCCATGGCCGGAAGACCCGTGGAGCGCGCCCGCGACTGCAAAACTGAAGAGCCGGATGTGA
- a CDS encoding universal stress protein: MVKAASEIRIVVGVDGSTASVSALKEGARLADELGGVVEAVAVWEMPTKHSSYAALGIGSFEEGAQKVLSDALFQAFGEQVPTTISAHLIKGQAAGALTTFSEGARMLVIGRRGQGGLMSLLLGSVSGALVNQATVPVLVVP, from the coding sequence GTGGTCAAGGCTGCATCAGAGATCCGAATTGTTGTTGGCGTCGATGGTTCAACTGCATCTGTCAGCGCGCTCAAGGAAGGCGCCAGATTGGCTGACGAGTTGGGCGGGGTTGTAGAAGCTGTGGCGGTGTGGGAAATGCCCACAAAGCATTCAAGTTACGCCGCACTTGGTATTGGTAGCTTCGAGGAAGGCGCCCAAAAGGTTCTCAGCGACGCGCTTTTTCAAGCGTTTGGTGAACAGGTCCCGACAACGATTTCTGCACACTTAATCAAGGGACAAGCTGCAGGTGCTCTGACAACATTCTCAGAGGGTGCTCGCATGCTGGTTATTGGTAGGCGCGGCCAAGGCGGACTCATGAGCCTGCTCCTTGGCTCGGTCAGTGGCGCGTTAGTCAACCAAGCAACTGTTCCGGTACTGGTGGTTCCGTAG
- a CDS encoding DNA starvation/stationary phase protection protein, producing the protein MAVKIPAQPGYTVPGLSMKDGHKVAHLLQSRLHALNDLQLTLKHAHWNVVGRDFIGVHEMLDPQIDLVRAMVDETAERMATLGVSPNGLPGDLVAKRSWNDYSIGRAHTSAHLAALDIVYVGFLSSHRKTLEQVGQLDPITEDMIIAQCAQLELFQWFMRAHLEDDGGDLANAGSKTERSAAKKAK; encoded by the coding sequence ATGGCAGTCAAAATACCAGCACAGCCAGGATACACAGTGCCAGGATTGTCAATGAAGGACGGGCACAAAGTGGCCCATCTTTTGCAATCAAGACTCCACGCCTTAAACGATTTGCAGCTCACATTGAAACACGCTCACTGGAATGTTGTGGGCCGAGATTTCATTGGTGTGCATGAAATGCTTGATCCACAGATTGATCTGGTTCGAGCCATGGTGGATGAGACTGCGGAGCGGATGGCCACCCTCGGTGTTTCACCCAATGGTTTGCCCGGCGATCTGGTAGCGAAACGCTCTTGGAATGATTATTCCATTGGCCGCGCCCACACTTCGGCGCATCTTGCGGCCCTGGACATTGTTTATGTTGGTTTCCTCTCCAGCCACCGCAAGACCCTTGAGCAGGTGGGCCAGTTGGATCCCATCACCGAAGACATGATCATTGCTCAATGCGCGCAGCTCGAATTGTTCCAGTGGTTCATGCGCGCTCATCTGGAGGACGACGGCGGAGACCTCGCCAATGCCGGTTCAAAGACAGAGCGTTCAGCAGCTAAAAAAGCCAAGTAA